One Dermatophagoides farinae isolate YC_2012a chromosome 6, ASM2471394v1, whole genome shotgun sequence genomic window carries:
- the LOC124493772 gene encoding eukaryotic translation initiation factor 2-alpha kinase 1-like — translation MDCKIHISDDFLVPITLDIYDSCQPFHLRFQMDLNNNNNHHLNQSPSQIQINNHELIQRLPQAQPILDFDDGTMETATEKVPSIDSLPIEWINQLENDDKIDQETTTAAAVTTVKDNNKVVRRNQNRAQNLLLLALIQNSIEKNNGKDLVNKLFDDLKKFTSQTFQWRKNRKLFDNLSKRIEHKIFEHLSFITTKTIRAIDSNQPRPLLFDSRNYYDEDRYAKEFQELERIGGGGNGKVNKVQHRVDKQQYAVKIIHLKQGQLDKLNREPIIYAQLSHLNVVEYKTSWIQNCSSTMVNVNDGHDHNDEPTTTSTGNNNLLGDDLIEIISSKSINDTKMKEKSKFFRSSNSSSSSSSSSSLSSSVKDNGTKMVKNVGKQTDENKRETFLFIQMELCGQNLRDYIENRNKSFKTIDNLNLSVELKWFAQILAGVRHIHDKQLIHRDLKPSNILFTLDGKLLKICDFGLSSWSLNAYYKPVQSSSSLSINNDHHLQTSLSFGMGTPSYAAPEQLKQSKYDHCVDIYSLGIILFELIYPYGSGMEKSLMLDKLKIQRILPSEFNENDLYKMFGKLILAMTERNPAKRIKTIGVIERKLSSIHFQLKRKPSNRKSQLTLQQTQKQEIIRLKREKKQDTERIAALEKEIQILKSEINNNNKNHNNNGDDLCEKSSSSSSSLTKNRSEKKFKFFHKSK, via the exons ATGGATTGTAAAATACATATCAGTGATGATTTTTTAGTACCAATAACATTGGATATTTATGATTCTTGTCAGCCGTTTCATTTACGATTCCAAATGGatcttaataataataataatcatcacctTAATCAAAGCCCAAgccaaattcaaatcaataatcatgaaCTTATTCAACGATTACCTCAAGCACAACCAattcttgattttgatgatggaacaatGGAAACAGCAACGGAAAAAGTTCCttccattgattcattacCAATCGAATGGATAAATCAattggaaaatgatgataaaattgaccaagaaacaacaacagcagcagcagtaacAACTGttaaagataataataaagtggTACGACGAAATCAAAATCGTGCACAAAATCTATTATTACTGGCATTGATACAGAattctattgaaaaaaataatggtaaAGATTTGGtgaataaattgtttgatgatttgaaaaagttTACCAGTCAAACATTTCAATGGCGAAAAAATCGTAAACTATTCGATAATCTAAGCAAAAGAATTGAACACAAAATTTTCGAACACTTATCATTCATAACAACGAAAACGATACGTGCAATAGATTCGAATCAACCGagaccattattatttgattcaagaaattattatgatgaagatCGTTAtgcaaaagaatttcaagaACTTGAAAGAATTGGCGGCGGTG GAAATGGTAAAGTGAATAAAGTACAACATCGAGTggataaacaacaatatgcagtgaaaataattcatttaaaaCAAGGACAATTGGATAAATTGAATCGTGAACCAATTATTTATGCACAATTATCTCATttaaatgttgttgaatataaaaCATCGTGGATACAGAattgttcatcaacaatggtgAATGTCAATGATGGTCATGATCACAATGACGAACCGACAACGACAAGTACTGGCAATAACAATCTACTTGGTGATGACttgattgaaatcatttcatccaaatcaatcaatgatacgaaaatgaaagaaaaaagtaaattttttcgttcttcaaattcatcatcatcatcctcgtcatcatcatcattatcgtcgtcGGTCAAAGATAATGGAACGAAAATGGTTAAAAATGTTGGAAAACAAAcggatgaaaataaaagggaaacatttcttttcataCAAATGGAACTTTGTGGCCAAAATCTTCgtgattatattgaaaatcggaataaatcatttaaaacaattgataatttgaatCTATCCGTAGAATTGAAATGGTTCGCACAAATTCTTGCCGGCGTTCGTCATATACATGATAAACAACTAATACACCGGGATTTAAAACCATCAAATATTCTGTTTACATTAGATGGAAAactattgaaaatttgtgaTTTTGGTCTTAGTTCTTGGAGTCTAAATGCTTATTATAAGCCtgtgcaatcatcatcatcattatccatcaataatgatcatcatctacaaaCATCGCTATCGTTCGGTATGGGTACACCATCATATGCAGCACCtgaacaattgaaacaatcaaaGTATGATCATTGTGTTGATATCTATAGCTTGGGTATCATTCTATTTGAATTAATCTATCCATATGGTTCTGGTAtggaaaaatcattgatgcttgataaattaaaaatccaAAGAATTCTACCAtcagaattcaatgaaaatgatcttTATAAAATGTTTGGAAAATTAATTCTTGCCATGACCGAACGAAATCCGgcaaaaagaatcaaaacaatcggtgtgattgaaagaaaattgtcatcgatccattttcaattgaaacgTAAACCAAGTAATAGAAAATCACAGTTAACGTTACAACAAACgcaaaaacaagaaattaTACGActaaaacgagaaaaaaaacaagatacCGAAAGAATTGCCGCattagaaaaagaaattcaaattcttaaatctgaaatcaataataataataagaatcataacaataatgGGGATGATTTATGTgaaaagtcatcatcatcatcgtcatcactAACCAAGAATCgttcggaaaaaaaatttaaattttttcacaaatcaaagtaa
- the LOC124494304 gene encoding pentatricopeptide repeat-containing protein 2, mitochondrial yields MANPVFFHNLRQFNRLNLPRLLNNNGFTSFESKCLTVPPTSMTTTINLQSKRQLFSDEVLGVDRFVQLRQQVSQRFGSQKPIFFERLAEHIADDKNAILSEDLKNLLFLCDNTDDHIDLLKRAIDKFEKQNQSLRFGLFQFGPVVMRLARHLNNVDMAMWIFKPKYKEFFTQISSVTIAMDILLENGRYQDAMKLFDYATNKFDFDVKYPVDSAVLYFAACYKLNTTESFESAFRVLRSIQMSNNQVKLRGLYCFLTLAIRQNHPNITLEVIRNLNLKTMNIIMQSIRLLALARINRLNDVADIIQFQLNKDKPKKYQIIFNDVLAEILEIVKKSDDKHKELVTKIDSLAKRLQESNMIEMDRTLDDAIMSTIHFQRRKFRQSSSTANDDDEDNNSSEQQQWRQQGTTI; encoded by the exons atggcCAATCCGGTTTTCTTTCATAATCTACGACAATTTAATCGATTAAATCTACCtcgattattgaataataatggattcaCAAGTTTCGAATCAAAATGTTTGACCGTACCACCTAcatcaatgacaacaacgattAATTTACAATCAAAACGGCAATTATTTTCCGATGAAGTACTTGGCGTGGATCGTTTCGTACAATTACGGCAACAAGTTAGTCAACGTTTTGGTTCGCAAAAACCAATATTTTTCGAACGTCTTGCCGAACATATTGCCGATGATAAAAATGCGATACTTTCGGAAGATTTGAAAAATCTCCTATTCTTATGCGACAATACCGATGATCATATTGATCTGTTGAAACGAGcgattgataaatttgaaaaacaaaatcaatcattgcgTTTTGGTCTATTTCAATTTGGTCCGGTTGTAATGCGTTTAGCACGACACCTGAACAATGTCGATATGGCCATGTGGATTTTTAAACcg aaatataaagaatttttcacaCAAATAAGTTCCGTTACAATAGCGATGGACATACTATTGGAAAATGGCCGTTATCAGGAtgcaatgaaattatttgattatgCAACCAACAAATTTGATTTCGATGTTAAATATCCGGTGGATTCGGCCGTACTATATTTTGCTGCATGCTATAAATTg AACACAACCGAGTCATTTGAATCGGCTTTCCGTGTACTGCGATCTATTCAAATGTCAAATAATCAGGTTAAATTACGTGGTCTATATTGTTTCCTTACATTGGCGATTCGCCAGAATCATCCAAATATTACATTGGAAGTAATAaggaatttgaatttaaaaacaatgaatattATAATGCAAAGTATACGATTATTAGCATTGGCACGTATTAACCGATTGAATGATGTGGCCgatattattcaatttcaattgaacaaagataaaccgaaaaaatatcaaatcatattcaatgatgtatTGGCAGAAATTCTTGAGATTGTCAAAAAAAGTGATGACAAACACAAAGAATTGGTAacgaaaattgattcattagcAAAACGATTACAGGAATCaaatatgattgaaatggaTCGTACATTGGATGATGCCATCATGTCTACTATACATTTTCAACGTCGAAAATttcgacaatcatcatcaacagctaatgatgatgatgaagataataattcatccgaacaacaacaatggcgGCAACAAGGGACTACAATATAg
- the Orc2 gene encoding origin recognition complex subunit 2 — protein sequence MSYSTRSKRKITTTTTTTENNDDKTEKLSLKKNAQPLSTTTIPTTMMKIENDSEMDEDPDDPEEEEEDEQDDDSNDENENMAEEIEIQAEERLLFDDVTNHRDVNALNGISDHYFLRKSKSRSKKPKQMNGDGDNHCEFFEQFEKSIEMMNEMKFIETIDMEMEQIRRELRINHDELDMQRYLQLLMERFNIILYGYGSKIKILQHFIDNYLHDRYHYIIIRGYEPELTMKHILIILNRPLGNGLDSLIMNHDKLFEELNEMFNDQQQQHLFIVIHSIDRLIQEDRKNLMKNFLVKLFTSVHNIHLITSADTVYGDFLWTQQERDQLRLHSMPLNTYQPYIIERRSINGAHSSLWWLPTTSSRSIGSRMMSANFSSVTYVYESLNDNAKKIFIIILKHFLDMGKSSRTMKLDELYRICREEFLTSSLSTIRQQLTEFKDHKLLKFRTDIGGSECLSLSFDLDVVRKFLDSIND from the coding sequence ATGTCATATTCAACAAGATCAAAACGTAAAAtcacaacgacaacaactacaaccgaaaataatgatgataaaacggaaaaattatcattgaaaaagaatgcTCAACCACTGTCTACCACCACTATTCctacgacgatgatgaaaatcgaaaatgataGTGAAATGGATGAAGATCCTGACGAtccagaagaagaagaagaagacgaacaagatgatgattcaaatgatgaaaatgaaaacatggccgaagaaattgaaatacaAGCTGAAgaaagattattatttgatgatgttacCAATCATCGTGATGTGAATGCCTTAAACGGTATTagtgatcattattttttaagaaaatcaaaatctcgttcaaaaaaaccaaaacaaatgaatggtgATGGCGACAatcattgtgaattttttgaacaatttgaaaaatcaattgaaatgatgaatgaaatgaaatttattgaaacTATCGACATGGAAATGGAACAAATACGACGTGAATTACGTATCAATCATGATGAACTAGATATGCAACGATATTTGCAACTATTAATGGAACGTTTCAACATCATACTATATGGTTATggatccaaaataaaaattctacaACATTTCATCGATAATTATCTTCATGATCGATATCATTACATTATAATACGTGGTTATGAACCAGAATTAACCATGAAACATATTCTAATCATTCTGAATCGACCATTAGGTAATGGTTtggattcattgattatgaatcatgataaattattcgaagaattgaatgaaatgttcaacgatcaacagcagcaacatcTATTCAttgtgattcattcaatcgatcGTTTAATACAAGAAGATCgtaaaaatttaatgaaaaatttcttggTAAAACTTTTCACTAGCGTTCATaacattcatttgataaCATCAGCTGATACGGTGTATGGTGATTTTCTATGGACCCAACAGGAACGTGATCAGCTACGCTTACATTCAATGCCATTGAATACATATCAGCCATATATCATTGAAAGACGTTCGATTAATGGtgcacattcatcattatggtggttaccaacaacatcatcacgtTCAATAGGTTCCAGAATGATGTcagcaaatttttcatccgTTACCTATGTatatgaatcattgaatgataatgcaaaaaagattttcataaTTATACTGAAACATTTCCTGGATATGGGAAAATCATCACGAACAATGAAATTGGATGAATTATATCGAATTTGTCGTGAAGAATTTCTCACTAGTTCACTGTCAACAATAAGACAACAATTGACAGAATTTAAAGAtcataaattattaaaatttcgTACCGACATTGGTGGTAGTGaatgtttatcattatcatttgatttagaTGTCGTAAGAAAATTTCTTGATtcaattaatgattga
- the LOC124494311 gene encoding peptidyl-prolyl cis-trans isomerase 5 has translation MMMKGNIIKLFLVIISFTFTHECIAQSPAADDTKPKGPKATDIVTFDITIGGESAGKIRIGLFGKTVPKTAENFKQLCIKHQTENTDDGKSLVGYKGSIFHRVIADFMIQGGDFTRGDGTGGRSIYGEKFPDENFKLKHYGAGWLSMANAGKDTNGSQFFITCKKTPWLDGRHVVFGKVLEGMSVVRKIEKLETNPQDRPQKEVKIADCTVETLAEPISVSRDDATE, from the exons atgatgatgaaaggaaatattatcaaattatttttagtaATCATTTCGTTTACATTCACACATGAATGTATTGCACAATCTCCAGCAGCAGATGATACGAAACCAAAAGGACCGAAAGCAACGGATATTGTTACATTCGACATAACGATTGGTGGTGAATCGGCAGGTAAAATACGTATCGGTCTTTTTGGTAAAACGGTACCGAAAACTGcagaaaattttaaacaacTTTGTATTAAACATCAGACTGAg AATACTGATGATGGCAAATCACTTGTCGGCTATAAAGGTAGCATATTTCATCGTGTAATTGCCGATTTTATGATACAAGGTGGAGATTTTACACGCGGTGATGGTACCGGTGGTCGTAGTATTTATGGTGAAAAATTTCcggatgaaaatttcaaattaaaacatTATGGTGCCGGTTGGTTATCAATGGCCAATGCTGGTAAAGATACGAATGGatcacaattttttataACATGTAAAAAAACACCATGGTTAGATGGCCGTCATGTTGTATTTGGCAAAGTATTGGAAGGAATGTCTGTGgtgagaaaaattgaaaaattggaaacCAATCCACAAGATCGTCCACAAAAAGAAGTGAAAATTGCCGATTGTACCGTCGAGACATTGGCTGAACCGATTTCGGTTTCACGTGATGATgcaactgaatga
- the LOC124493773 gene encoding uncharacterized protein LOC124493773, with protein sequence MKQQQSAATKKSPRSKLSLSNSNEKFSNIPSSSSSSSSAYMHHNKKSKEYRAYYEAAAIAAAAAASEFFKQPTSSSATSSSIMNQSTSILDSGYGSSSLNRYPDQTSAGNYPMVNPYDHLASTLGLNLRNSETNNHHHNNGGYGSSSSTTNYHSQRFNNSSSSAFIFPYPQHQSTSGYYSNGCCSNSFDPTNQVIDQHLQQSVSNNCWNRNTTTTTVATLTSTIQTTTMTTTGTTRTTTTTTLSSSSSLNQGSNVNAGTTAKATNTKATETAATISTTKQSHKSHREENHLIQIDLIPPTSGTNVDDDDDCNHRGRSTVDSSTLLFADHRHHNNRSSPFCRPPSAATKISKSLSKESASSRQIEINFNLDENRNRTKSNHRPSTTITTTTATPKMTVVHHILSPSIVSNESHPHPHHHIQQQQHTDVDHSISPNSTTISSSSYLSTASHSSSSSSSSSINCSPPLILTNDDNSHGYIGYPISTTKTSIHLPIHQQQHGNSIKSGPTKPKSKPRRRVATVAQRRAANIRERRRMFNLNSAFDKLRKKVPTFAYEKRLSRIETLRLAIMYISFMSDLLDTTSIASDMTTIEPPQQQQQQLSPSLTMTNRSMKILKSKMEKANRIKSSSIVDDDERSNDNEMMEEEQEMNPIKSSTSMKTLKSSFTLMNETNENQIPTTIVVDNLSPPSTTTTTFHNPNPPSIPQSSSYTINENIYYPGHHHHHHQFLMERYPSTSSTSSLWTANNNHDHHYGNHHHHHHFGSNSSGHNDLASSSSSSSFGHHNNHYHTPSTATTTIRYC encoded by the coding sequence atgaaacaacaacaatcagcagcaacaaaaaaatctccaagatcaaaattatcattatcaaattccaacgaaaaattctcaaatatcccatcttcatcatcatcatcatcttcggcATATATgcatcataataaaaaaagtaaagaatATCGTGCTTATTATGAAGCTGCAGCTATTGCAGCAGCGGCTGCTgcatcagaattttttaaacagcccacatcatcatctgcaacatcatcatcgattatgaatcaatcaacatcaatattGGATTCTGgatatggatcatcatcattgaatcgttATCCAGATCAAACATCAGCTGGTAATTATCCAATGGTTAATCCATATGATCATTTAGCATCAACATTGGGTTTGAATCTTCGCAATTCTGAAACgaataaccatcatcataataatggtggttatggatcatcatcatcaaccacaaattatcattcacaaagatttaataattcatcatcgtctgCATTCATTTTTCCTTATCCACAACATCAATCAACATCCggttattattcaaatggttgttgttccaaTAGTTTTGATCCGACAAATCAAGTGATTGATCAACACCTACAACAATCAGTATCCAATAATTGTTGGAACCgcaatacaacaacaacaacagtagcaACTTTAACTTCAacaattcaaacaacaacgatgacaaCAACTGGGACAACTAggactaccaccaccaccacattatcatcatcatcatcattgaatcaaggGTCCAATGTCAATGCTGGAACGACTGCTAAAGCTACTAATACGAAAGCTACTGAAACCGCTGCAACCATTTCTACAACTAAACAAAGTCACAAGTCACATCGTGAGGaaaatcatttaattcaaataGATTTGATCCCACCTACTTCGGGTACTaatgtagatgatgatgatgattgcaatcATCGTGGCCGTTCAACAGTTGATTCATCGACTTTATTGTTTGCAGATCAccgtcatcataataatcgatcatcaccattttgtAGGCCACCATCAGCtgcaacaaaaatatcaaaatcttTATCAAAAGAATCAGCATCATCGCgacaaattgaaataaatttcaatttggatgaaaatcGTAATCGAACAAAAAGTAATCATcgaccatcaacaacaataacaacaacaacagcgacacCAAAAATGACTGTCGTTCATCACATTTTATCACCATCGATTGTATCGAATGAATCACATCcacatccacatcatcatatacaacaacaacaacatacggatgttgatcattcaataagtccaaattcaacaacaatttcatcatcctcatATTTATCAACAGCTagtcattcatcatcatcatcatcatcatcatcaataaattgttCACCACCATTGATTcttacaaatgatgataattcacaTGGATATATTGGTTATCcgatatcaacaacaaaaacttcAATACATTTACCTAtccatcagcaacaacatgggaattcaataaaatctggtccaacaaaaccaaaatcaaaaccACGTAGACGTGTAGCAACAGTAGCACAACGTCGTGCAGCAAATATCCGAGAACGGCGACGAAtgtttaatttaaattcagCATTTGATAAGTTACGAAAAAAAGTTCCGACATTTGCATATGAAAAACGTTTATCAAGAATTGAAACATTACGTTTAGCTATAATGTATATAAGTTTCATGTCTGATCTATTGGATACAACAAGCATTGCAAGTGATATGACAACAATTGAACCaccacagcaacaacaacaacaattatcaccatcattaacaatgacaaatcgatcaatgaaaatattgaaatcaaaaatggaaaaagcaAATCGAATtaagtcatcatcaatcgtcgacgatgatgaacgatccaatgataatgaaatgatggaAGAAGAACAAGAAATGAATCcgataaaatcatcaacatcgatgaaaacattaaaatcatcatttacattgatgaatgaaacgaatgaaaatcaaataccAACAACTATTGTAGTGGATAATTtgtcaccaccatcaaccacaacaacgaCATTTCATAATCCTAATCCACCATCAATACCACAATCGTCATCGTATAcgattaatgaaaatatttattatccaggtcatcatcatcatcatcatcaatttctaaTGGAACGTTATCCATCtacatcatcgacatcatcattatggacagcgaataataatcatgatcacCATTatggaaatcatcatcatcatcatcattttggatcAAATTCAAGTGGCCATAATGAtttggcatcatcatcatcatcatcgtcatttggtcatcataataatcattatcatacaccatcaacagcaacaacaacaattcgatattgttga